A stretch of the Cyanobacteriota bacterium genome encodes the following:
- a CDS encoding tellurite resistance TerB family protein has protein sequence MGLFDHLLNNSTTQGNTMTAAEAFAAITLAATASDGYLSDPEVQSLSLGLSRMKLFQDYSGEAIAKMLDRFLKIIRNEDSHALFEQAKQYLPHELRETAFAVATDLILADGLVTDEEKAFLEHLHRSLEIPDNTALDIVRVILIKNKG, from the coding sequence GTGGGTTTGTTTGATCACCTGTTGAATAATTCCACAACCCAAGGCAACACCATGACAGCAGCCGAAGCATTTGCCGCTATCACCTTAGCAGCAACGGCATCGGATGGTTATCTGTCAGACCCAGAAGTGCAATCTCTGTCGCTAGGGTTGTCTCGGATGAAACTCTTTCAAGACTATTCTGGTGAAGCAATTGCCAAAATGCTTGATCGCTTTCTCAAAATCATTCGCAATGAAGATAGTCATGCTCTGTTCGAGCAAGCCAAACAATACCTGCCCCATGAGCTACGGGAAACTGCTTTTGCAGTTGCTACTGACCTAATTCTTGCTGATGGACTAGTCACCGATGAAGAGAAAGCATTTTTAGAACACTTGCACCGTTCCTTAGAAATTCCTGATAACACAGCTTTGGATATTGTTCGCGTTATTTTGATTAAGAACAAGGGCTAG